A region of Deltaproteobacteria bacterium DNA encodes the following proteins:
- a CDS encoding NUDIX hydrolase, which yields MPEYKNPKPTVDTIIELPGDRIVLIQRKNPPHGWALPGGFVDEGESLEHAAVREAKEETTLDVTLTEQFFTYSDPKRDPRQHNISTVFIAKATGEPHGADDAKEARTFPFDAPPAPLCFDHEEILRDYLAYRRTGTKRKL from the coding sequence ATGCCCGAGTACAAGAACCCAAAGCCCACCGTCGACACCATCATCGAGCTCCCCGGCGACCGCATCGTGCTCATCCAGCGCAAGAACCCGCCGCACGGCTGGGCGCTCCCGGGCGGCTTCGTCGACGAGGGCGAGAGCCTGGAGCACGCGGCCGTGCGCGAGGCCAAGGAAGAAACCACGCTCGACGTGACGCTCACCGAGCAGTTCTTCACCTACTCGGATCCCAAGCGCGATCCGCGGCAGCACAACATCTCCACCGTCTTCATCGCCAAGGCGACCGGCGAGCCGCACGGCGCCGACGACGCCAAGGAGGCGCGCACCTTTCCGTTCGACGCGCCGCCTGCCCCGCTCTGCTTCGACCACGAGGAGATCCTGCGCGACTACCTCGCGTACCGCCGCACGGGCACCAAGCGGAAGCTCTAG
- a CDS encoding DUF1059 domain-containing protein encodes MTRKVSDCRRMPSDSNCSLTISGEEDEVIQASVEHAVSVHGERDTPELRRMIREGLEEEPSGMDATLVKARESLGPAPH; translated from the coding sequence ATGACCAGAAAAGTCTCCGATTGCCGCCGCATGCCCAGCGATTCGAACTGCAGCCTGACCATCTCCGGCGAAGAAGACGAAGTGATCCAGGCGTCGGTGGAGCACGCGGTCAGCGTCCACGGCGAGAGGGACACGCCCGAGCTGCGCAGGATGATCCGCGAGGGCCTCGAGGAAGAGCCCTCCGGCATGGACGCGACGCTAGTGAAGGCGCGCGAGAGCCTGGGGCCCGCGCCGCACTGA